The window aacacacacacacacacacacagactcacactcacacaatcgATCTTGTAACTGGCAGattgaattaaaatgtattgttaatTAGCCAATTAGGTTTTCCTATTCATCCTTGTTGTCACCCAGACATCTTCATTAGCCCAGCCCACAAGCCAATGTTCTAGGCTAGCCTTGATGCAAATAGTATATAACCTTGCTCTAAATGATGACCTGCAGACAGGATTGTACCACCCTGTTATGATCATCTGTCTCCACTGTGCAGTGAATAAAACTCATCTGAACCAGCCGCTGAATTTGGACCTGAAAGGATAATATTCATCAACAtcacactgttttcttttatttcattacttGAGTTTATATGTATTAATTTCAGTTCCAGTGAGTAAAATAATGacttttagattttagattGATGCCCTGATTGTCAGCTTGGGGTGAGTTTGTCTCTAATACAGAATTGATCTTCACAAATTTTAACTCACCACACAGTTTCTTCAATGTCCAGGCATGTAACAAGAACAGATATTAGTGTATTTTCAAAGCTTTTGATCTGTTTGATTGTGAAACACATGCAAACTAACTTTTTTCACATCTATCCGTGTACAGGGCAAGAAACAGTTTGATGTTAAATACTAAACTTTCCTTACAAATCAGTAGGCTGTTGGACCAGCTATGTGTAACTTCAAACATAACTTTACTGTGAACATGATCTGGGAGTGATGCACCAGACAAGTTCATTCCAAAATATAATTAAGATACAAACTTAAATTGACAGGTGTAAGTCTTTCTTTTGTTACTGTTGAACGACTAGAaagatggaagaagaagaacagacaCTTTTGTCTCTTTCGGTGTTAATGCTGCAGAATCTTTTCACCACATGGATTagatttgaattatttatgagCATACAGTATTtagcttgttttatttctgtcatcaGTGTCTTTCACTCTCTATTTTATCCAAATGATGCATCAGGTCAAACCttctgcagcagtgttttcaTCACTGTTAGTTAGTTATAAATAGAGATGGTGCAGCAGAGCAAGGCACAGAGGAAACTTCAGAGTGAAACTTGTTTCAACAAGATGTTGGTGTTGTCTTTGCACTCATAATAAACTTTTGATCAGCTGGTTCAACAGGCTGCTAACCCTGAACAGACACACTGGTATGAATAACAATGACAGATGCAACACTAACATTAATTAACCAACCCTCATGTAGCAGCTATCTACTTTACCTTTTAACTTAAAATaacctttttgtgtttgttgtaatAACAAACTTTCCACAAAGTACATTTTACACACTGAACTGAACCTCTTAGAACAAGTAACCACTGCTACACACAACATTTAGCACAGACTAGATGTTTACTGAGAGAAGGTGCAAATTCAAAGCTTGAATCTTGAGATCTGAAGAATCAGTAATGATCAAATTATTATGCAGTATTTTGATTTACTTCAatcagaaatataaaacatgtcagaTTAGTGATATTAGAGCACTGTGtttcattcagtttattatctTTAAAAGCATTTATCTTGccaatgtacagtaagcaaagcaaTGAAATGAGGATCGGactcagcagcaggacagactgtgcaaaacctgaaaaaataaaaaaaatctcaacaatATTAATAGTATtatcttttctcttctgttaGGATGAACTTCGGCTTTCAAGAGATGAATGTGTCGTCTGCCAATGTGACAGTGTCTGATCGGGAAGCTGATTCCTTCTCTAAAGCTCTGACCAAGAATGTGATTGTTGTGGTTCTCGGGATTTCCATCAACTACATCAATGCAGGCCTCATTCACACCTTCCGCAAACACCAGGTCTGATTTTCCTTTATTGACATGTTGCCAATGATagtgaatttatttaaatgcttggtaaagaaaaaaaaaaagtacaaattctGTTTATATCATCATCAGCTCTACAGGAACCACAGACatacactgaagaaaaatgttaaagtagAGTTTGTGATGTCACCCCTGCCTGTCCAATATGAAAGTACAGAGAGGAAAACCTATTACTGTCATAAGTGGTCATTGTTAAGTCATGTGTGTTACtattcaataaaaacaacattaagctTTAGTTTTAGATtgtcaacaaacagaaaaaagatgaGGTTGAGGTCTCGCTACAGTCTGTCACTGaggagagtcagagacagatcTGATCACAGTGTGGACAGAACTGAGATAAGGAAAACACTTCGTAAGACCAGGTAGAAATAAGGCCCATGGACCTGAGGTCAAAATCATGAATCTATATTGGCCAAAACTGAAAGAATATCCCTGCTGTTTTTTCTACCTCTTTCTCCCCTTGCATGTGCTATGTTTCCACCCTCCAGATCTTCTACACCAATCCTCGGTATATCCTTTTCATCCACCTGGTGGTCAACGACATGACGCAAGTGACGCTGACCATCATCCTGTTTGTCATCAGCTACACCATCTACAAACTCAATGTCTCCATCTGTTGCATCTTCATCCTTCTTGCTCTGTTCACCACTGAAAACACCCCCCTGAACCTGGCCTGCATGGCGGTGGAGTGCTACATCGCCATCTGCCTCCCCCTTCGCCACATGCAGATCTGCACCGTCAAGAGGACTTTGATGCTGATTGGTTTAATCTGGACGACCAGCATGTTGTCTGTTCTCCCTGATCTCTTCATCACCTTGGCCACAGAACCACTGGACTTCTTCCATTCCAGGGTCTTCTGTCTCAGGCAAACTGTCTTCCCAAATCCCCTCATTATCAAGAAGAGGGACCTCACTTATACAGTGTTTCTAGTTATAGTTTGGCTCGTTATCTTTTACACTTACTTCAGAATTCTGTTCACAGCAAAGACAGCTAGCAAAGATGCTAAGAAAGCCAGAAACACAATCCTCCTCCATgggtttcagctgctgctttgtatGGCAACATATATAACCCCCCTGTTGAAAGATGCTCTGAGGCAATGGTTCCCTAAGAATTACACTGACTCCCTCTTTGCTACTTATATTATAGTACAGATTCTGCCACGATCCATCAGTCCAATCATATATGGCGTACGAGACAATACTTTCAGGAAGTATCTGAAAAGGTATCTGTTGTGTAAAGTCAGTATATCCTAAGAAACCATTCAAAAGCTAAAACCTCTGTCAAGTACAGGATTTAAGAAAAAAGCGGGACTTTAAGCAGAGACAGTTGAAGTGACAGCTATGGCGCCCGTATACATTTTACCGTGTTGCTGTAGTaatggaaatcaaagatcaTTAAGCAACATTTAACTCTAACAACGGCTACTTCTTCAGGAAACTGAGGTCACTCTGAACATTGCTACAATACGCCTCTTAAAATTACCTGAGAGCTGttgatatttgctttagagACAATTTAATATCAAATGAAGAGTTTGTATAAATCcgtctgttacttcagcaccacggcAAAAAAGTTTGGTTGAGGTGGACTCGTCCCTTCCAGTgaaatcatgaaaacatcatgtgtGTTAGCTGTTAGCAATTGCAGTTGTGGTGTATTTGTTAAACCATTTGATGGGTGTGAGGGGATGATATCAAATCAAATGCATACCTGACACTGTATAATGTGACggcacacaaataaacagactcacattcacacaaccAACCTTGTAATTGttggcacacatgcacacccatCTATCAGCTGTGTGCACACAATATcttaacatgcaaacacacacccctGAATCCTGGGATGTGAGTTTAACTCAGCTCATATAAAGTCAGAGACATTATGTTGGTGTCTTCATGTAGATGCATTAATTAAGGTAAGTATCAGCTACTGTACACTGTGGTTACATATGTGAAATTTGGCTCATGTTTTCATCAGTAAATTCCTTTAGCTTCTGATTCTGTATTATCATCAGCTATAGTCACCAGGTCTCTTGATTGTTCAGAATTTACATAAAatgcaaagacaacaaacatgGGTTATAAAGACACAGGCCTGTTTGTGagttttatattaaatgacaatgtcaaatgtgatgatttctTCCTGTTGCAgaactttttacattttcagttccTTCATTCACATTTCTAGAACACCGTTCTGACTCTGTTGGATGAGACAGGAAGAAATTCTgtacaaatgaaatgtaaactcTTTTTAAAGCCAATGTtgatgctgtttaaaaaaaaaaaaaaaacacggttATTTTCCTGGtcacactgtttttctttcttctttaattaTATCAGTT is drawn from Seriola aureovittata isolate HTS-2021-v1 ecotype China chromosome 2, ASM2101889v1, whole genome shotgun sequence and contains these coding sequences:
- the LOC130186045 gene encoding odorant receptor 131-2-like translates to MNVSSANVTVSDREADSFSKALTKNVIVVVLGISINYINAGLIHTFRKHQIFYTNPRYILFIHLVVNDMTQVTLTIILFVISYTIYKLNVSICCIFILLALFTTENTPLNLACMAVECYIAICLPLRHMQICTVKRTLMLIGLIWTTSMLSVLPDLFITLATEPLDFFHSRVFCLRQTVFPNPLIIKKRDLTYTVFLVIVWLVIFYTYFRILFTAKTASKDAKKARNTILLHGFQLLLCMATYITPLLKDALRQWFPKNYTDSLFATYIIVQILPRSISPIIYGVRDNTFRKYLKRYLLCKVSIS